A single Fodinibius saliphilus DNA region contains:
- a CDS encoding DUF3185 family protein yields the protein MKKVIFSALLVGGLLLLYFGYDEYQSFQSEVDKFFGGSGSDKAIWMMVGGAAATVGGAVGLWKGK from the coding sequence ATGAAAAAAGTCATCTTTTCAGCACTCTTGGTCGGTGGACTCCTGTTACTCTATTTCGGATATGATGAATACCAGTCCTTTCAATCGGAGGTAGATAAATTCTTCGGGGGCTCTGGCTCTGATAAAGCCATCTGGATGATGGTGGGCGGAGCAGCTGCTACTGTTGGCGGTGCCGTAGGGCTGTGGAAAGGGAAGTGA